The following proteins are encoded in a genomic region of Paenibacillus sp. FSL H3-0469:
- a CDS encoding alpha/beta hydrolase, translating to MTENTFTMTDPLDVKIHVYEWLPDAGTEIRGIVQIAHGMCETAGRYARFASALTAAGYAVYANDHRGHGLTAGRVNLLGDSGENGFYWMRRNLLQLAELACSRHEHVPIFLFAHSMGSFLAQKLMCEEGHEIYSGFILSGTNGPRGMLRLAESLSNVQLRLQGDHHRSVLLNGIVFGAYNRSFSPVRTAFDWLSSDPEEVDHFIADPYCGAICTTRFFRDFFHMLRELHTRSTLQHLCSDKPVYLFAGEKDPVGMNGQGVIRLAELYRKQGLQDVECKLYPGGRHEMLNEVNRDEVTADVLDWLARHLPAESMRLQPTAD from the coding sequence ATGACTGAGAACACTTTTACCATGACTGATCCCTTAGATGTCAAAATCCATGTCTATGAATGGCTGCCGGACGCGGGAACGGAGATCCGGGGGATTGTGCAGATTGCACACGGTATGTGTGAGACGGCTGGGCGGTATGCCCGGTTCGCCTCGGCGCTCACCGCAGCCGGTTATGCTGTGTATGCCAATGACCACCGGGGACATGGCCTTACCGCCGGCAGAGTCAACCTGCTCGGCGACAGCGGGGAGAACGGCTTCTACTGGATGCGGCGCAATCTCCTTCAGCTTGCAGAGCTCGCCTGCTCCCGGCATGAGCACGTGCCTATCTTCCTGTTCGCGCACAGCATGGGCTCATTTCTGGCTCAGAAGCTGATGTGCGAGGAAGGCCACGAGATCTACAGCGGCTTCATCCTCAGCGGCACCAACGGTCCCCGGGGTATGCTGCGGCTGGCAGAGTCCCTGTCGAATGTGCAGTTAAGGCTCCAGGGAGACCACCACCGCAGCGTGTTGCTGAACGGAATTGTATTTGGCGCATATAACCGCTCCTTTTCTCCGGTCCGGACGGCTTTTGACTGGCTCAGCAGCGACCCGGAGGAGGTGGACCACTTCATTGCCGACCCGTACTGCGGGGCGATCTGCACCACCCGCTTCTTCCGGGATTTCTTCCATATGCTGCGGGAGCTGCATACCAGGTCCACACTTCAGCACTTGTGCAGCGACAAGCCGGTCTACCTGTTCGCGGGCGAGAAGGACCCTGTGGGGATGAACGGCCAGGGGGTGATACGTCTGGCTGAGTTATACCGGAAGCAGGGGCTTCAGGATGTGGAATGCAAGCTGTATCCGGGAGGCCGGCATGAGATGCTGAACGAGGTCAACCGGGACGAGGTCACGGCCGATGTGCTGGACTGGCTCGCCCGCCACCTGCCTGCCGAATCCATGCGGCTTCAGCCTACGGCAGATTAG
- a CDS encoding class I SAM-dependent methyltransferase, which yields MGFLSVLSFAHKLTAERLSPGGRAIDATLGTGADTLFLARAAGPRGGVYGFDIQPQALALAGERLRLAREEAPAALAPVTLLQQSHAAMAEAVPPTWRGTVSAVMFNLGYLPAGDADKTIITEPASTLAALEAALALLRPGGIITAVLYPGHEGGGSEAAAVEAWAAGLAQHDAQTIVYRQLQRESAPYVVAVEKRQRG from the coding sequence ATGGGCTTCCTCTCTGTCCTTAGCTTCGCCCATAAGCTGACCGCTGAGCGGCTCTCGCCGGGCGGACGGGCTATCGACGCCACCCTGGGCACCGGCGCCGACACCCTGTTCCTCGCCAGGGCGGCCGGGCCGCGCGGCGGGGTGTACGGGTTCGACATCCAGCCGCAGGCGCTGGCTCTTGCCGGCGAGCGCCTGCGGCTGGCCCGGGAGGAAGCGCCTGCTGCGCTGGCTCCCGTGACGCTGCTGCAGCAGAGCCATGCAGCTATGGCTGAAGCCGTTCCGCCCACTTGGCGCGGAACGGTCTCGGCGGTGATGTTCAACCTCGGCTATCTGCCTGCGGGCGATGCCGATAAGACCATCATCACCGAACCGGCAAGCACGCTGGCCGCGCTGGAGGCGGCGCTCGCGCTGCTTCGCCCGGGCGGGATCATCACGGCCGTGCTGTATCCCGGCCACGAAGGCGGCGGCAGCGAAGCCGCCGCTGTCGAAGCCTGGGCCGCCGGACTGGCCCAGCACGACGCGCAGACCATCGTGTACCGGCAGCTTCAGCGCGAGTCTGCACCGTATGTTGTAGCTGTAGAGAAGAGACAAAGGGGCTAA
- a CDS encoding type I phosphomannose isomerase catalytic subunit — protein sequence MTKPYPLKFQPEFKERVWGGRALEKFGLDLPEGHIGEGWMIADHPNGTSSVVNGELAGQGLDAIREQFGHEWFGSKGITEEGGRFPLLIKLLDCNDNLSVQVHPTDDYAGLPKGELGKTEMWYVLDAKPGAKIIYGLKEGVTREMLKDALENGTVMDSLQEVTVAAGDSFYIPAGTVHALCAGVVVAEIQQNSDTTYRIYDYDRPGLDGKPRELHIEDSLNVTAYKGAGATSMKTDGAVAGEWLRIASSPYFIVEKGIVSGEWQLATTDDSFTILVICEGSGHLIWEGGSQPYAAGECYLLPSSLGAYSIEGQSTVLRSYLP from the coding sequence ATGACGAAACCATATCCTCTGAAATTTCAGCCGGAGTTCAAAGAACGTGTCTGGGGAGGCCGGGCGCTGGAGAAATTCGGCCTGGATCTGCCGGAAGGCCATATCGGCGAAGGCTGGATGATTGCCGATCATCCGAACGGCACCTCCTCTGTAGTCAACGGCGAGCTGGCCGGACAAGGCCTGGATGCCATCCGTGAGCAGTTCGGGCACGAGTGGTTCGGGAGCAAGGGAATTACGGAAGAAGGCGGACGATTCCCGCTGCTGATCAAGCTGCTGGATTGCAACGATAACCTCTCCGTACAGGTTCACCCTACGGATGATTATGCCGGACTTCCCAAGGGAGAGCTGGGCAAAACCGAAATGTGGTACGTACTGGACGCCAAGCCAGGCGCCAAAATCATCTATGGTCTGAAGGAAGGCGTCACCCGCGAGATGCTGAAGGACGCGCTGGAGAACGGAACGGTTATGGACAGCCTGCAGGAAGTGACTGTAGCTGCCGGTGACTCCTTCTATATCCCTGCCGGGACTGTACATGCATTGTGTGCAGGAGTCGTTGTAGCAGAGATCCAGCAAAACTCTGACACTACATACCGGATTTACGATTATGACCGTCCGGGTCTGGACGGGAAGCCGCGCGAGCTGCATATCGAGGATTCCCTGAATGTGACTGCCTATAAGGGAGCAGGCGCGACTTCGATGAAGACAGATGGTGCTGTGGCCGGGGAATGGCTTAGAATTGCTTCCTCGCCTTATTTTATTGTGGAAAAAGGAATCGTCTCCGGTGAATGGCAGCTCGCCACTACGGATGACAGCTTCACCATTCTGGTGATCTGTGAGGGCAGCGGCCATCTGATCTGGGAGGGCGGCTCCCAGCCATATGCAGCGGGCGAATGCTATCTGCTTCCGTCCAGCCTCGGCGCTTACAGTATTGAAGGACAATCTACAGTGCTGCGCTCTTATCTGCCTTAA